Proteins encoded together in one Cellulomonas gilvus ATCC 13127 window:
- a CDS encoding sulfotransferase family protein, translating into MSSTRTLVGRARQALPEPAVGATRSVVRAWGMATADLRLLPSIVIVGAQRAGTTTLFRLFSDHPSVLRATLSKGVGYFDLSYHRGPRWYRAHFPLRRPSRTPYVTFESSGYYSFHPLAIDRLAADLPDAHVVYMVRNPVDRAYSAHRHELARGFETEEFARAIELEPERLAGEVDKILADPRYESLHHRHHAYLARSRYSEQVARMHAALGPDRVHVVDADAFFAAPQEVFADLQRAVGLPVWTPASVEQWNARARDPLDPVLRAELMDHFAPYDDELSRLTGRAPSWR; encoded by the coding sequence ATGAGCTCGACCCGGACGTTGGTGGGCCGCGCCCGCCAGGCACTGCCCGAACCGGCCGTGGGCGCCACGCGCTCGGTGGTCCGCGCATGGGGCATGGCCACCGCGGACCTGCGCCTGCTGCCGTCGATCGTCATCGTCGGCGCGCAGCGCGCCGGCACCACGACGCTGTTCCGGCTGTTCTCCGACCACCCGTCGGTGCTGCGCGCGACGCTGTCCAAGGGGGTCGGCTACTTCGACCTGAGCTACCACCGCGGACCGCGCTGGTACCGCGCGCACTTCCCGCTGCGCCGCCCGTCACGCACGCCGTACGTGACGTTCGAGTCGAGCGGCTACTACTCGTTCCACCCGCTCGCGATCGACCGGCTCGCGGCCGACCTGCCGGACGCGCACGTGGTCTACATGGTCCGCAACCCGGTGGACCGTGCGTACTCCGCGCACCGGCACGAGCTGGCCCGCGGGTTCGAGACCGAGGAGTTCGCGCGCGCGATCGAGCTCGAGCCCGAGCGCCTCGCGGGTGAGGTGGACAAGATCCTCGCCGACCCGCGCTACGAGAGCCTGCACCACCGGCACCACGCGTACCTGGCCCGCAGCCGGTACAGCGAGCAGGTCGCGCGCATGCACGCCGCGCTCGGCCCGGACCGCGTGCACGTGGTCGACGCCGACGCGTTCTTCGCGGCGCCGCAGGAGGTGTTCGCCGACCTGCAGCGTGCGGTGGGGCTGCCGGTGTGGACGCCCGCGTCGGTCGAGCAGTGGAACGCGCGCGCCCGGGACCCGCTCGACCCCGTGCTGCGCGCCGAGCTCATGGACCACTTCGCGCCGTACGACGACGAGCTCAGCCGGCTGACCGGTCGCGCACCGAGCTGGCGCTGA
- a CDS encoding CDP-glycerol glycerophosphotransferase family protein, whose amino-acid sequence MIRRAFFESWRGRYADSPRAISELLAERHPDVRQYWVAAPGTPLPAGVVGVRRHSPEYFARLLTADLVVANDIISQHRIKGPRATYLQTWHGTALKTIGHDEAFATYSGAAAHRARMVRDVAKWDLLLSPAPEATRVFRGAFGFDGTVLETGYPRNDVLLSDRAPEVRARVRAELGIADGRRAVLYAPTWRDDSKDADGRFVDPGALDLARLRARLGDDVVVLLRLHTHVAPDERRVLPGFVVDVSRYPEIADLYLASDVLVSDYSSAIFDYVVTGKPVVLFAYDLDAYRDAVRGMYYDYDEWAPGPVTRTTDELADVLAVIDDVHARALPRYAAFVERFAPHEDGRATQRVLDALTERGLLSASSVRDRSAG is encoded by the coding sequence GTGATCCGGCGGGCGTTCTTCGAGAGCTGGCGCGGACGGTACGCGGACAGCCCGCGCGCGATCTCCGAGCTGCTCGCGGAGCGGCACCCGGACGTGCGCCAGTACTGGGTGGCCGCGCCCGGGACGCCGCTGCCCGCGGGCGTGGTGGGCGTGCGTCGGCACTCGCCCGAGTACTTCGCCCGGCTGCTCACCGCGGACCTGGTGGTGGCGAACGACATCATCTCCCAGCACCGCATCAAGGGCCCGCGCGCCACCTACCTGCAGACGTGGCACGGCACGGCGCTCAAGACCATCGGTCACGACGAGGCGTTCGCGACGTACTCGGGTGCCGCGGCGCACCGCGCGCGCATGGTCCGGGACGTGGCCAAGTGGGACCTCCTGCTGTCGCCCGCACCCGAGGCGACGCGCGTGTTCCGGGGCGCGTTCGGCTTCGACGGGACCGTGCTCGAGACCGGCTACCCGCGCAACGACGTGCTGCTGTCCGACCGCGCGCCGGAGGTCCGCGCGCGTGTGCGCGCCGAGCTCGGGATCGCCGACGGCCGGCGCGCGGTGCTCTACGCCCCGACGTGGCGCGACGACTCCAAGGATGCCGACGGGCGGTTCGTCGACCCGGGTGCGCTGGACCTGGCGCGGCTGCGCGCCCGCCTGGGCGACGACGTCGTGGTCCTGCTGCGCCTGCACACGCACGTCGCGCCCGACGAGCGCCGGGTGCTGCCGGGGTTCGTGGTCGACGTCAGCCGGTACCCGGAGATCGCCGACCTGTACCTCGCGTCCGACGTGCTGGTCTCCGACTACTCGTCGGCGATCTTCGACTACGTGGTCACGGGCAAGCCCGTGGTGCTGTTCGCCTACGACCTGGACGCCTACCGCGACGCGGTCCGCGGCATGTACTACGACTACGACGAGTGGGCGCCCGGACCCGTTACGCGGACCACCGACGAGCTCGCGGACGTGCTCGCGGTGATCGACGACGTGCACGCACGTGCGCTGCCCCGGTACGCGGCGTTCGTGGAGCGGTTCGCCCCGCACGAGGACGGCCGGGCGACGCAGCGCGTGCTCGACGCGCTCACGGAGCGCGGGCTGCTCAGCGCCAGCTCGGTGCGCGACCGGTCAGCCGGCTGA
- a CDS encoding Gfo/Idh/MocA family oxidoreductase, whose protein sequence is MTRVITYGTFDLFHEGHRRILERAREHGDHLTVGVTTEQYDEQRGKLNVRQSLMTRIENVRASGLADEIIIEERDGQKITDIQKHGIDVFVIGSDWTGKFDYLGSYCRVVYLDRTAGVSSTELRAADGGILRLGIVGAGRIARRFVPESKYVSGVEAVGVCTPHRSSAEAFAAAHELSFATTSYDDLLDRVDAVYIASPHDAHVPQTRAALAAGKHVLCEKPIALTGADAEQLYALAADRGVVLLEAIKTAYSPGFVQMVALARSGSIGEIRSVQATFTKLVEGNPRERHADGGSTRELASYPLLAIAKLLGTDVRDVQRDALTLPGSEIDDYARLTLRYDGAIGTAVVGLGVKAEGDLVAAGTAGYLYVPAPWWKAEAFELRFEDPSRNRRYTSRFDGEGLRYELAEFLSLITHGRTSSYKLSAADSTFIASTLEQALAQPPLGAAPAPVAAIA, encoded by the coding sequence GTGACCAGGGTCATCACCTACGGCACGTTCGACCTGTTCCACGAGGGCCACCGCCGCATCCTCGAGCGCGCGCGCGAGCACGGGGACCACCTCACGGTGGGCGTCACCACCGAGCAGTACGACGAGCAGCGCGGCAAGCTCAACGTGCGCCAGTCGCTCATGACGCGGATCGAGAACGTGCGGGCCAGCGGCCTGGCGGACGAGATCATCATCGAGGAGCGCGACGGGCAGAAGATCACCGACATCCAGAAGCACGGGATCGACGTGTTCGTGATCGGCTCGGACTGGACGGGCAAGTTCGACTACCTCGGCTCGTACTGCCGGGTGGTCTACCTGGACCGCACGGCGGGCGTCTCGTCCACCGAGCTGCGCGCCGCCGACGGCGGCATCCTGCGCCTGGGGATCGTCGGCGCGGGCCGCATCGCCCGCAGGTTCGTCCCCGAGTCCAAGTACGTCTCGGGCGTCGAGGCGGTCGGGGTGTGCACGCCGCACCGCTCGTCGGCCGAGGCGTTCGCGGCCGCGCACGAGCTGTCGTTCGCGACCACCAGCTACGACGACCTGCTGGACCGGGTCGACGCGGTCTACATCGCGAGCCCGCACGACGCGCACGTGCCGCAGACCCGGGCCGCGCTGGCCGCGGGCAAGCATGTGCTGTGCGAGAAGCCGATCGCGCTGACCGGTGCCGACGCCGAGCAGCTCTACGCGCTCGCGGCCGATCGCGGCGTGGTGCTGCTCGAGGCCATCAAGACCGCGTACTCGCCGGGGTTCGTGCAGATGGTGGCGCTGGCGCGCAGCGGGAGCATCGGGGAGATCCGCTCGGTGCAGGCCACGTTCACCAAGCTGGTCGAGGGCAACCCCCGCGAGCGCCACGCCGACGGGGGCAGCACGCGCGAGCTCGCGAGCTACCCGTTGCTGGCCATCGCCAAGCTGCTCGGCACCGACGTGCGGGACGTGCAGCGCGACGCGCTCACGCTGCCCGGCAGCGAGATCGACGACTACGCGCGCCTCACGCTGCGCTACGACGGCGCGATCGGCACCGCAGTGGTCGGGCTCGGCGTCAAGGCCGAGGGCGACCTGGTCGCGGCCGGCACGGCGGGCTACCTGTACGTGCCGGCGCCGTGGTGGAAGGCCGAGGCGTTCGAGCTGCGGTTCGAGGACCCGTCGCGCAACCGTCGGTACACGTCGCGGTTCGACGGCGAGGGCCTGCGGTACGAGCTCGCGGAGTTCCTGTCCCTCATCACGCACGGCCGCACGTCGAGCTACAAGCTGTCCGCCGCGGACAGCACGTTCATCGCCTCGACGCTCGAGCAGGCGCTCGCACAGCCCCCGCTCGGCGCGGCCCCGGCCCCCGTCGCGGCGATCGCGTGA
- a CDS encoding MATE family efflux transporter, giving the protein MSAAPADAEAVGQHTHQLRHVARGGAINLVGAAVASLGGFALVALVAAQFDAHVAGQYFSLTSVFLILLAVSALGTDTGLARFVPRYGAEGRPEAIAATIRVARVPVLWASLAVAVVVTATADVLAPALGLDGSRGATALRLVALLAPVATLSDFVLAATRGFGQMRPTVVADRIARTLLQPLGAVAVAVLAGGLVALAWSWALPYAVSGALGTLALVRVLRHRDVPRHVDPAVLTEVRREFWAFTWPRSISRVCQIALQRVDIVVVAALLSPTHAAAYTVATRFVPVGQIGGAAIQQALQPRIAHMLALHQHDDAERVFRTATAWSVLTTWPVYCGVAVASAVYLSIFGDEYVTTQAVTTVVVMAVAMMGAVAAGALDTMLLMAGRSTTSLVNAGSALVVDVVLCLVLVPVWGITGAAAAWAASVALRNALGFVQVRRALGMTPGSAQLLRAAAANVACFVVPGLVAVLVGAHALVLLGVLALGGVTYLLVLRRWRRELSLDLVLHALRRRPAVTAADTVADAPEVATASSGRKP; this is encoded by the coding sequence GTGAGCGCCGCCCCGGCCGACGCCGAGGCGGTCGGTCAGCACACGCACCAGCTGCGGCACGTCGCACGGGGCGGCGCGATCAACCTGGTGGGCGCCGCGGTCGCGTCGCTGGGCGGCTTCGCGCTGGTCGCGCTCGTCGCGGCCCAGTTCGACGCGCACGTCGCGGGGCAGTACTTCTCGTTGACGTCGGTGTTCCTCATCCTGCTGGCGGTCAGCGCGCTCGGCACCGACACGGGGTTGGCGCGATTCGTCCCCCGGTACGGCGCCGAGGGCCGGCCCGAGGCGATCGCCGCGACCATCCGCGTCGCGCGGGTCCCCGTCCTGTGGGCGAGCCTCGCGGTCGCGGTCGTCGTCACCGCCACCGCGGACGTGCTCGCGCCCGCGCTCGGGCTCGACGGTTCCCGGGGCGCCACGGCGCTGCGGCTGGTCGCGCTGCTCGCGCCGGTCGCGACGCTGAGCGACTTCGTGCTCGCGGCCACGCGCGGCTTCGGCCAGATGCGTCCCACGGTGGTGGCGGACCGGATCGCGCGCACGCTCCTGCAGCCGCTCGGCGCGGTCGCGGTCGCCGTGCTCGCGGGCGGCCTCGTCGCGCTCGCGTGGTCCTGGGCGCTGCCGTACGCGGTCAGCGGCGCGCTGGGCACGCTCGCCCTGGTGCGTGTGCTCCGGCACCGCGACGTGCCGCGTCACGTCGACCCCGCGGTGCTGACCGAGGTGCGCCGGGAGTTCTGGGCGTTCACGTGGCCGCGCAGCATCTCGCGCGTGTGCCAGATCGCGCTGCAGCGCGTCGACATCGTGGTGGTCGCCGCGCTCCTGTCGCCCACGCACGCCGCCGCGTACACGGTCGCCACCCGGTTCGTGCCCGTCGGGCAGATCGGCGGCGCCGCCATCCAGCAGGCGTTGCAGCCCCGCATCGCCCACATGCTCGCGCTGCACCAGCATGACGACGCCGAACGCGTGTTCCGCACCGCGACCGCGTGGAGCGTGCTGACGACGTGGCCCGTGTACTGCGGCGTGGCGGTCGCGAGCGCGGTGTACCTGTCGATCTTCGGCGACGAGTACGTGACCACGCAGGCCGTCACCACGGTGGTGGTGATGGCCGTGGCGATGATGGGCGCGGTGGCGGCGGGGGCGCTGGACACCATGCTGCTCATGGCGGGCCGGAGCACCACGAGCCTGGTCAACGCGGGTTCGGCGCTCGTCGTGGACGTGGTGCTGTGCCTGGTGCTGGTGCCCGTGTGGGGCATCACGGGTGCCGCGGCCGCATGGGCCGCGTCGGTGGCGCTGCGCAACGCGCTCGGCTTCGTCCAGGTGCGGCGTGCCCTGGGAATGACGCCGGGCAGCGCACAGCTCCTGCGCGCCGCCGCTGCCAACGTCGCGTGCTTCGTGGTGCCGGGCCTCGTCGCGGTGCTCGTGGGCGCGCACGCGCTCGTGCTGCTGGGCGTGCTCGCGCTCGGCGGCGTCACCTACCTGCTCGTGCTGCGCCGCTGGCGCCGTGAGCTCTCGCTCGATCTGGTCCTGCACGCGCTGCGCCGGCGGCCCGCCGTCACCGCAGCGGACACCGTGGCCGACGCACCCGAGGTCGCCACCGCATCATCCGGGAGGAAGCCGTGA
- a CDS encoding LPS biosynthesis protein, whose protein sequence is MTSSPSRGGRRPASTRAALVRRAALPALLLAGLGAGAGVVAASQVPQSYTAEATVLLNPLDGNPFHPGGSGEDLINLTTEAEIVRSDAVARLAATDAGSTDPGALLTGLGVEVLPNTQILDITVTARNGENAVRRAQAFADAYLDYRIQRATKSTDVERTQLQAEITERNSQLEELSAQYAAAVDDPPKAALISAQIQTTTTQLAQLNARLVDATSSTLDPGQVVTIAALQPEGPLSMSRLLPLVGAAGGVALAVAGAWLYGRRNRAVKRWSEADELLPVVASVGATGSVDPWAQPVSDDYRTLRAQLPSLLGDARPVLAVLTSSPHAAAEVAPLALATGAAGMRTVVVDLTDELPPSDRPRGEGLAGLLVSTAPTRTALVTAAPRVRVLPPGVALARVADLVAGAGFGSVLADLLHEADLVIVAARLHGGVADAAVLQHVSAALVEVRLGATRTGDVEQMLEAVRSAGVERSAALVVTPAPRRPGHPAHAVWKKRRPADDTDPVAAAVELAARGPRTASSAPRTSVAVSLVPHQGGPAAGGDAPQPLDPPVPFAPVFPLRTGAGGPAPEASDGAGDDAHESDGTEPATERHDEHASGDGVVEAHR, encoded by the coding sequence GTGACCTCGAGCCCGTCCCGTGGCGGACGTCGGCCCGCCTCGACGCGGGCTGCGCTGGTCCGTCGCGCCGCGCTCCCCGCGCTGCTGCTCGCGGGCCTGGGCGCGGGTGCCGGCGTGGTCGCCGCCTCGCAGGTGCCGCAGTCGTACACCGCCGAGGCCACGGTGCTGCTCAACCCGCTCGACGGCAACCCGTTCCACCCGGGTGGTTCGGGCGAGGACCTGATCAACCTGACGACCGAGGCGGAGATCGTCCGCTCCGACGCGGTCGCGCGGCTCGCCGCGACGGACGCGGGCTCCACCGACCCGGGTGCGCTGCTGACCGGCCTCGGGGTCGAGGTGCTGCCGAACACGCAGATCCTCGACATCACGGTCACGGCACGCAACGGCGAGAACGCGGTGCGCCGCGCGCAGGCGTTCGCGGACGCGTACCTCGACTACCGGATCCAGCGCGCGACGAAGTCGACGGACGTCGAGCGCACGCAGCTGCAGGCGGAGATCACCGAGCGCAACTCCCAGCTCGAGGAGCTGTCCGCGCAGTACGCGGCCGCCGTGGACGACCCGCCCAAGGCCGCGCTGATCAGCGCCCAGATCCAGACGACCACGACGCAGCTCGCGCAGCTCAACGCGCGTCTGGTGGACGCGACCTCCTCGACGCTCGACCCCGGCCAGGTGGTGACCATCGCGGCGCTGCAGCCCGAGGGGCCGCTCTCGATGAGCCGGCTGCTCCCCCTGGTGGGCGCCGCGGGCGGGGTGGCCCTGGCCGTCGCGGGCGCATGGCTGTACGGGCGGCGCAACCGGGCCGTGAAGCGGTGGTCGGAGGCCGACGAGCTGCTGCCGGTGGTCGCGTCCGTCGGAGCGACCGGGTCGGTGGACCCGTGGGCGCAGCCCGTCAGCGACGACTACCGCACGCTGCGCGCCCAGCTCCCCAGCCTGCTGGGTGACGCACGTCCGGTGCTCGCGGTGCTGACGTCGAGCCCGCACGCCGCGGCCGAGGTCGCCCCGCTCGCGCTCGCGACGGGCGCTGCGGGCATGCGCACCGTGGTGGTGGACCTCACCGACGAGCTGCCGCCGAGCGACCGTCCGCGCGGCGAGGGCCTCGCAGGGCTCCTGGTCTCCACCGCACCGACCCGCACGGCCCTGGTCACGGCCGCGCCGCGCGTGCGCGTCCTGCCCCCGGGCGTCGCGCTCGCACGCGTCGCGGACCTGGTCGCGGGTGCGGGCTTCGGCTCGGTGCTCGCCGACCTGCTGCACGAGGCCGACCTGGTGATCGTCGCGGCCCGCCTGCACGGCGGGGTCGCGGATGCCGCCGTGCTGCAGCACGTGAGTGCGGCGCTCGTCGAGGTCCGGCTGGGCGCCACCCGCACGGGCGACGTCGAGCAGATGCTCGAGGCCGTCCGGTCCGCGGGCGTCGAGCGGTCCGCGGCGCTCGTCGTGACGCCCGCGCCGCGGCGCCCCGGGCACCCGGCGCACGCGGTGTGGAAGAAGCGCCGCCCGGCCGACGACACGGACCCGGTCGCGGCCGCCGTCGAGCTCGCCGCGCGGGGACCGCGCACCGCCTCCTCGGCTCCCCGGACGTCGGTGGCCGTCTCGCTCGTGCCCCACCAGGGCGGACCCGCGGCCGGTGGCGACGCGCCGCAGCCGCTCGACCCGCCCGTGCCGTTCGCCCCGGTCTTCCCGCTGCGGACCGGTGCCGGCGGCCCGGCCCCCGAGGCGTCCGACGGCGCGGGCGACGACGCGCACGAGAGCGACGGCACCGAGCCCGCCACCGAGCGCCACGACGAGCACGCGAGCGGCGACGGGGTCGTCGAGGCGCACCGGTGA
- a CDS encoding glycosyltransferase family protein, protein MTSVLFVGSSGGHLAQMVAMRGWWSGHRRSWVTFDTLDARTALADERVRWAYWPTTRHLPNAVRNLGLAVRALLADKPDVVVSTGAGVALPFFVVARALGIPTVYVEVYDRVDSRTLTGRLCRPWASLFCVQWPEQQEQYPGALVVGPLL, encoded by the coding sequence ATGACGTCGGTGCTGTTCGTGGGCTCGAGCGGGGGCCACCTCGCCCAGATGGTCGCCATGCGCGGCTGGTGGAGCGGGCACCGGCGCTCGTGGGTCACGTTCGACACGCTCGACGCGCGGACCGCGCTCGCGGACGAGCGCGTGCGCTGGGCGTACTGGCCCACCACGCGGCACCTGCCGAACGCGGTGCGGAACCTGGGCCTCGCGGTGCGCGCGCTGCTCGCGGACAAGCCCGACGTCGTGGTCTCCACGGGCGCCGGCGTCGCGCTGCCGTTCTTCGTCGTCGCGCGCGCGCTCGGGATCCCCACGGTGTACGTCGAGGTGTACGACCGGGTGGACTCGCGCACCCTGACCGGTCGTCTGTGCCGGCCCTGGGCGAGCCTGTTCTGCGTGCAGTGGCCCGAGCAGCAGGAGCAGTACCCGGGTGCGCTCGTCGTCGGGCCGCTGCTGTGA
- a CDS encoding glycosyltransferase produces MTAAHDESDARPLVLGLVGTDHHPFDRVVAWLDAFARTHPDVHVVVQHGTSQPPTAADGVPLLPKAELAGLLDRAAVVVSHGGPSTIVESYRTGRMPVVVPRDPQHGEHVDGHQQRFARFAEQRGLALVAHDAAALTALVERGLAGDLPRPGAALPDPAHAAAVLGQEVARLTAVPSRRLRLLRRSARSGARAPRG; encoded by the coding sequence GTGACCGCGGCGCACGACGAGTCCGACGCGCGCCCGCTCGTGCTGGGTCTCGTCGGGACAGACCATCACCCCTTCGACCGCGTCGTCGCGTGGCTCGACGCGTTCGCGCGCACGCACCCCGACGTGCACGTCGTCGTGCAGCACGGCACGTCGCAGCCGCCCACCGCCGCCGACGGCGTCCCGCTGCTGCCCAAGGCCGAGCTCGCCGGCCTGCTCGATCGCGCCGCGGTGGTGGTGAGCCACGGCGGCCCCTCGACGATCGTCGAGTCCTACCGCACGGGCCGCATGCCCGTGGTGGTCCCGCGCGACCCGCAGCACGGCGAGCACGTGGACGGCCACCAGCAACGGTTCGCACGGTTCGCCGAGCAGCGGGGCCTCGCGCTCGTGGCGCACGACGCCGCGGCGCTCACCGCGCTGGTGGAGCGTGGGCTGGCCGGTGACCTGCCGCGGCCCGGTGCCGCGCTGCCCGATCCGGCGCACGCCGCGGCCGTGCTGGGGCAGGAGGTCGCGCGCCTGACCGCGGTCCCGTCGCGGCGCCTGCGCCTCCTGCGCCGCTCGGCCCGATCGGGCGCACGGGCCCCGCGGGGCTAG
- a CDS encoding glycosyltransferase codes for MTAAPTLAPPAGRADPALPRLTKERDQMFTVLVVDPLAVPVARWLARRTRVSPNAVTLVALTLGLAAAGAFAAGWWRAGGALFLARFFVDCLDGKVARARGTSSRRGAALDLAADVVGILACTATFGWALTRAGTVPSAAAVGLVTLVGTYNWALQYRKQLAAATGQGDGGAGGRLPREVPGLGWWVRFAQRRDMSPLPWAVEVEVLALGLLPLLAPAGALAWAVWGALAFYALATAVNLARVWRLAARADAGPATDPHRPGTRSKEGITVPTTAPGTLPTATVVIATHNRPELMRVAVAAVRAQEYDGVVETIVVFDGAEPDPTVADDDPLRPVRVAANTERTRGLAGARNTGILAASGDLVAFCDDDDEWLPGKLDAQVRQLLADGADTSVTGIVVVYEDHETPRIPLAHEMTVETLASRRVMAAHPSSVVVRRSALLGPIGLVDEEIPGSYGEDFDWMLRAAQAGPISVVSEPLVRVRWGQSLFSQRWDTIVAAIDYGVAKHQVLRSSRSGMARLMGRRAFALAALGRRRESAGSAWRAFRYDWRERRTYLALLVVARVLSAERAMAVAHRRGHGI; via the coding sequence ATGACCGCCGCGCCCACTCTCGCCCCGCCCGCCGGACGCGCCGACCCGGCGCTGCCCCGGCTCACCAAGGAGCGCGACCAGATGTTCACGGTCCTGGTCGTGGACCCGCTCGCGGTCCCCGTGGCGCGGTGGCTCGCGCGGCGCACGCGCGTCTCGCCGAACGCGGTGACCCTCGTGGCGCTCACGCTCGGGCTCGCGGCCGCGGGCGCGTTCGCCGCGGGCTGGTGGCGCGCGGGCGGTGCGCTGTTCCTGGCGCGGTTCTTCGTCGACTGCCTGGACGGCAAGGTCGCCCGCGCGCGGGGCACGTCCTCACGCCGCGGTGCGGCACTCGACCTGGCCGCGGACGTCGTCGGGATCCTGGCGTGCACGGCGACGTTCGGCTGGGCGCTCACGCGCGCCGGCACGGTGCCGAGCGCCGCTGCCGTCGGGCTCGTCACGCTCGTCGGGACGTACAACTGGGCGCTGCAGTACCGCAAGCAGCTCGCCGCGGCCACGGGTCAGGGCGACGGCGGGGCGGGGGGCCGTCTGCCGCGCGAGGTGCCAGGGCTGGGCTGGTGGGTGCGGTTCGCGCAGCGTCGTGACATGAGCCCGCTGCCCTGGGCCGTCGAGGTCGAGGTGCTCGCGCTCGGGCTGCTGCCGCTGCTCGCGCCGGCCGGCGCGCTCGCGTGGGCCGTGTGGGGCGCGCTCGCGTTCTACGCGCTCGCCACGGCCGTCAACCTCGCCCGCGTGTGGCGGCTCGCCGCGCGCGCCGACGCCGGACCCGCCACCGACCCGCACCGACCGGGCACCCGTTCGAAGGAGGGCATCACCGTGCCGACGACCGCACCCGGGACGCTACCCACCGCCACGGTGGTCATCGCGACGCACAACCGCCCGGAGCTGATGCGCGTGGCGGTCGCCGCCGTGCGCGCGCAGGAGTACGACGGCGTGGTCGAGACGATCGTCGTGTTCGACGGCGCCGAGCCCGACCCCACGGTCGCCGACGACGACCCGCTCCGGCCCGTGCGCGTGGCGGCCAACACCGAGCGCACGCGCGGCCTGGCGGGCGCGCGCAACACCGGCATCCTCGCCGCGTCGGGCGACCTGGTGGCGTTCTGCGACGACGACGACGAGTGGCTCCCCGGCAAGCTCGACGCCCAGGTCCGGCAGCTGCTGGCCGACGGTGCCGACACGAGCGTGACCGGGATCGTCGTGGTCTACGAGGACCACGAGACGCCCCGCATCCCGCTCGCGCACGAGATGACGGTCGAGACGCTCGCGTCCCGCCGCGTCATGGCCGCGCACCCGTCGAGCGTCGTGGTGCGCCGGTCCGCGCTGCTCGGCCCGATCGGCCTGGTGGACGAGGAGATCCCCGGCAGCTACGGCGAGGACTTCGACTGGATGCTGCGCGCCGCTCAGGCGGGGCCCATCAGCGTGGTCAGCGAGCCGCTGGTGCGCGTGCGCTGGGGCCAGTCGCTGTTCTCGCAGCGGTGGGACACCATCGTCGCCGCGATCGACTACGGCGTCGCCAAGCACCAGGTGCTGCGCTCGAGCAGGTCGGGCATGGCCCGGCTGATGGGCCGACGCGCGTTCGCGCTCGCCGCGCTCGGGCGGCGGCGGGAGAGCGCGGGCAGCGCATGGCGCGCGTTCCGCTACGACTGGCGCGAGCGGCGCACGTACCTCGCGCTGCTCGTGGTGGCCCGCGTGCTGTCGGCCGAACGCGCGATGGCCGTCGCCCACCGTCGCGGCCACGGCATCTAG